The following nucleotide sequence is from Capricornis sumatraensis isolate serow.1 chromosome 5, serow.2, whole genome shotgun sequence.
CTTGACATTGTGGGTAAAATGCCCTGTTTGAAGTATCAGTGGGACCATTGTGGGGTACAACAGAAAGAGTAGGAGATGTGAGCAGGGCTTGTGTACCAAAACCCGTCCCTATGAATTTGCTCAGAGACTTTGTGGCCAAGGGGCTTCATGTTTTCTTGagatgtatatattaaaattaatcttAATATGTATGATGAATTAATGCAAGAGAAAGCACTTTGTAGGTTAAATTCCATAAGAATATGACACAGAAATGAAAAGTATAGCGGAAACATCATCATAATAATCCTCATAAATAAATTTCATactcataaatatataaatttcacACTCATGAATGCTCCAcatttagtatttttaataataaccaTTCCACATTATTCTATTCCACAGAGTTGGGTGCTAGTAGTAATAAAAGGTCCGTATGATTAGTCATCAAATATATTTACAAAGTACAATCAAAGTTGtacttattctttaaaatattgctaGTTTCTAATTCTTAGATTTAAAACTATAGAGACTAATAAGTGGGAcatcactggtggctcagacagtaaagaatctgcctgcaatgcaggagacctgggttcgacccttgggttgggaagatcccctggagcagggctcagaaacccactccatattcttgcctggagaatcctcatggacagaggaacctggcaggctacagtccatggagttgcagagtcagacaagaccgaatgactaagcacagcacagtctcATAAGTAAATGGAAGacacaatttttagttttttaagtgtAATAATTTAAGAACTTCCCTGGCATCTcagaggttaagactccctgtttccactgcagggggcatgggttcaatccctggtctgggaactaagatctcacatgctacacagcacagccaaaaaaagtttaaatatatatatatatataatttaataatacacatgtaaaagaggagagcgaaaaagttggcttaaagctcaacattcagaaaacgaagatcatggcatccggtcccaccatttcatgggaaatagatggggaaacagtagaaacagtgtcagactttatttttttgggctccaaaatcactgcagatggtgactgcagccatgaaattaaaagacgcttactccttggaagaaaagttatgaccaacctagatagtatattcaaaagcagagacattactttgccgactaaggtccgtctagtcaaggctatggtttttccagtagtcatgtatgtatgtgagagttggactgtgaagaaggctgagcgccaaagaattgatgtttttgaactgtggtgttggagaagactcttgagagtcccttggactgcaaggagattcaaccagtccattctgaaggagatcaaccctgggatttctttggaaggaatgatgctaaagctgaagctccagtactttggccacctcatgcgaagagttgactcattggaaaagactctgatgctgggagggactgggggcaggaggagaaggggacgactgaggatgagatggctggatggcatcactgactcaatggacgtgggtctgagtgaactccgggagatggtgatgaacagggaggcctggtgtgctgcgattcatggggtggcaaagagttggacacgactgagcgactgaactgaactgaatacaaaatagataataaagcaaaataatgcAGGATTgatcataaaatagaaaacataattGTAGAGAGAATACTATAAAAATTTAATGCTTAATATTTTATGATGAAAACTACCTCATGAAGTATGAAGGATAATTATCATTAAGAACCGTTTATTTGCAGAGGAAAGTAATCTACTGAGAATCAAGTGATTTTCTAAAGGCAAAAAGTAGCAAATCAGAACCTGAAATTATCATTCCTTAGTGTCATATAAAAAGAGCTTCCTTAACCAGACACAGGATCAAAACACTATAGCTTCTCAAAAATGCTCTAAGTGAATGTATATTCATATCATTTACATGGATCTCTTCTCACCTTTTATCTCTTCACGCATAAAAATTCCTTGTTCTTGTGTTGATAAGCTTCTTTCCTATTTTCATGCCCTATTGCCTGGATCAGCTGTCATTTTACACAGAGAGGTTCATCTTTGGCTTACTTCTGAGAGTTGTTTTTGGCCATGATGAGGTTTTCAAGGGGATTTCAAACAATGCATACCCTCTTACCTAGTCTTGTACCATATTCAGCGTTGTACAATATTCAACAATTATGCACAATAACCAGTGTTCATCAGCCTGGCTGGACAGATGCCACTACTCCTTCAGAGAATACAATGTGGACTGAATTCCCTAGAAGAGGAATTCTTGTAAGTCTTTAGGGAAGCCAGAGCTAGACTATGACccaagacttttttttcctgcccTGGAGCCTTCATCTGATAGTGATATACCTTTTCTTATGAAATGGATTTGTGCTTGCTTATTTCAGcaacaaatattttgatttttttttctaaatttgtcttatactttttcttttaaagtagttATCTTCCAAAATAATGTAgtgttttgttgtatttttatatcttatgaaagtgaaagtcgctcagttgtgtcctgtgatttgtgatcccatggactagtccatgagatcctccaggccaaaatactagactgggtaacttttcccttctccaggggatctttccgacccagggatctgttgggagtgtgtaatttcctcggttctgtctcatcacaacaaacaTTTGAAGCACTAGACGTTAAAGTCCTTTAACAGACCGTGTCTCAGCTCTGAGAGAGACTGTGTTACAGCTCTCGGACAGATCAGTGTcacagctccgtgttacagctcagttttatttagaaaataaaggaaaatacatcctcatgagggcatgccaacccaaaaaaCAATAAAGAGGAGAGAGCGCGAgcgagagagcaagagagagagagagaggaagggagagacaatcccccccacccccaccccccctgcCCTTTGGCtccccttttttgtttttttcctcccctgggcctgctatgtaaactgggctagccaggagtgctgtttgttctacctgaggttctcactccagtcctcaggccttcctttgttctttttttctcaggcttttcccttcctggtctcttagccaccaccattctggactcctttttcctattccaaCTACCTaacagatcgaacccaggtcttgcacattgcaggcagattctttaccagctgagccacaagagaagccccagtatagtccatgcggtacccactcgagtgggtagcctatcccttctccagtgtatcttcttaacccaggaatccaaccaggggtctcctgcattgagggtggattctttaccaactgacctatgtGGGAATATCTTATATTCAACCTCATTCTTGGCCCaattcttattttgtatttccttccaCTCTTTATCCCCATTaagtttcagttcaattcagttcagttgctcagtcgtgtcaattctttgtgaccccatggactgcagcatggcaggcctccctgtccatcaccaactcccagagcttgctcaaactcatgcccattgagttggtgatgccatccactcatctcatcctctgttgtccccttctcctcctgcccccaatccctcccagtatcagagtattttccaatgactgAACTCTtaacatcaaatggccaaagtataggagcttcagctttagcatcagtccttccaacgaatattcagggttgatttcctttaggattaactggtttgatctccttggtgtccaagggactctcaagagtcttctgcagcaccacaatttaaaagcatcaattctttagtgctcagccttctttacagtccaactctcacatccatacatgactactggaaaaaccatggctttgactatatcaACCTTTaacgacaaagtgatgtctctgctttttaatatgctgtctgggtttgtcatggctttccttccaaggaggaagcatcctttaattttgtggctgcagtgatatttgagccccccaaaataatatctatcactgcttctactttttcccattgtatttgccatgaaatgatgggaccagatgccatgatcttagttttttgaatgctgagttttaggtcagatttttgactctcctctttcaccctcatcaagaggctctttagttcctcttggctttgtgccattagagtggtatcatctgcatatctaaggctgTTGATATtcctcttggcaatcttgattccagcttgtgattcatccaacccagcatttcacatgatgtattctgcttatcggagaaggcaatggcaacctactccagtactcttgcctggaaaatcccatggatggaggagtctggtagactgcagtccatggggtcgcttagagtcagatactactgagcgacttcactttcacttttcacattcatgcattggagaaggaaatggcaaaccattccagtgttcttgcctggagtatcccagggacgggggagcctggtgggctgccgtctctggggtcgcacagagtcggacacgactgaagcgacttagcagcagcagcagcattctgcttATagaacttcccaggtagctcagctagtaaagaatctgccagcaatgcaggagaaagtgaaagtgaagttgctcagtcatgtccgacttttttcgatgctgtggactgtagtctgccaggctcctctatccatgggattttccaggcaagaatcctggagtgggttaccattcctttcttctggggatctttccaacccagggatcaaactcgggtctcccacattgcaggcagactctttaccgtggCAAcccaggagacacgagttcaattcctggctgagtaagttcccctggagaagggataggttgcccatggcagtattcttgggcttccctggtggttcagatggtaaagaatccacctgcaatgagggagaactgggctcagtccctgggttgggacaatcccctggaggagggcatgacaacccactccagtattcctgcctggaaatccccatgggcagaagggcctggtgggcttcagtccatggggttgcaaagagtcagacaggacagagcaactaagcaaagcacagcacattctgcgtataagttaaataagcagggtgacaatatacagccttgatgtactcctttcctgattttgaaccagtcagttgtttcatgtccagttttaactgttgcttcttgacccacataccagcaccacagttcaaaaacatcagttttcaggAAACAaataagatagtctggtattctcatctcttgaagaattttccagagtttgttgtgatccacatagtcaaaaagAACTGCCTACCACTCCTCAAAAATTACATACATACTCTCTCTCTAAGAACAGACTTAGACTCTAACcccagaaaacaaaagacaaGGACAGTGGCTCTCTGCCTCCCAGTTCTGCGGAGTTTCTGGAAAGGAAGAGGGTTCCATTCCATCCTGTTCTGCACCTTGCTCCAGCTTTGCAGAGAAGGTAAAGAAGTTCTCCGCGAAAACCCAACACTCCCACGGAGGCAACCAGTGGGCTCTAGCAACGAGGGGATGAGGGACGGGGAGTTGGGGGGGCGGtccatatttttctctctcacaaTCCAAACAtcacttcttttcttctctcacgTCTTAAAGAGGAAATGAGAGGGGGGCGAGGCGCTCGGGGTCTTCGACAGGAAGCAGGAGGGGTGCTTCGACAGGGGTGGAGGTTCGGGGCCGGGGTTGGCGCGCGCACGCCTAGAACCCAGTGCTCTCGGTTTCGGCGGCAGCAGTTTCTCTCCGCCCGGAGGGGACAAGGGGCGCTCTCCGTCAGCCCCACCTTCCTCTACAGTCGTGCCCTGCAACCTTCGGCCGCGCGCTCCCGCTGACCCGCCCGCATCCTGCCCGCAGCGCCGTGCCTGGTAAGGGGACCCTGGCGGGGATCCCGGGGTTCTGGGGAGGCGGCggtggctgggggcggggggagggggtgggcggcgagaagaaagcaggaggggagctggggctggggagggcgtCTGGAGCCAGCAGTTGAGTCAGGGCTACTGACTTGTGGTGCGACCTCACACGGGTTCCATGCCTCTGGGCTTCCCCGTCAATGAAACCCGGTGCCGATGGAGAGCGTTATGGACAACAGCGGGTTCCCAGTGCGACTGAAGCGGGTTTGGGAACCGCTCACTCCGCGTTCACAGCCCATCGCTTTCCACAGGGCTGCGATCTTTTCCGTGTTGTGGCTTACTTCTTAGCTCCTTTGATTTTCATAAGCTTCACAGGGTTTCATTGAGCTTCACTAATAGTCACTAACAGCACCACCTCCCAGAGACGGCAGGGTGCAGGAATCCATTCCTAGGGCTCCACAGGATGAGTACCCTCACTGAGTCACGTGTTCCCAATGAAACCTCTAAGTGGATATTGTTCCAAGACCTTGATCTTCTGAAAGCCACCCCATTCTCCCCCAGAGACACCACACGTTTCCTGCGACATGATGTAGAACTCGATTCTATGGCAGAGAGACCCCAGAGTGTACAGGAACCACCCCTTGGTCTGCTGTCAACCCCCTATGAGCGCCGTGCTATGAAATTATGATGCTAAGCTGTGAAACCAGCGATGCTGGGAAACAGAGGGACAGGGGCACACCGGGAAGGAGAGACtcataaatgaggaaaatgaaaaatatttttacctttcCAAAAACAGCATACATGAGAAAGCCTGCTTTCCCATGGTTTGATAGAATAATGTATTGTCAAGATAACATCAGGTTCGTCCAATTTAAAGATCAGAAGGTACACGATGTTCATTTGCTTCGATCCTCCTGCTGTTCCTGTCAGATACCTATATAATCTCTGCTCACATACCATCTCTCTCATGATTCCTGATCCCGTTTGGGGAGAATTAGGATTTTCTTTGTGGAGAAGAAATCCGCCTTCATTCTTCATTCCCCCACTTTTGTTTACACTGCGATTGACACATTGCTCAGGGTTTACAATGCTTCCGGATCTCTTCCTAGGCTTGATTCAGTCCTTTTAATATCCTGTCATTTTGGCATCGCCGTCAATATCCTTTCTGACTAGTCTCTGGACACTTTGGTATTTGTTAATATCCACCCCAAAAAATCCGTTCTTCACAGGCTGTGTCTCCCTGGCGGCCTGACCCTCTCAGAAGATGGTTCAGGAGAACGGTGATGCACCTCTGCTCACCAACTGGAAATTTGATGGCATTGTGGCAGCCACAGAGCTCCATTTGGGTCACACTGATTATCAAGCCACAGAAAAACACCAGATTGTTTAAAACTGAAATCCTTCCATTCTGAGCAACTTCTGTCCCCTGCAATTTTATgtttgaattaaaaaacaaaaaatgcaccCAAAACTTCGCAATGCACTTCTCTTTGTTGGTTTTAGGGCAAGCTTCCAGCCTGCTGGCTTCAGTTTTGTCTTGACCAGGGATGGCAACATAGTATGTGATGTTCCAAGAGACTGGTTGACTTTATAATCACTTTTCTGCCCTGATGAATCTAGGAGAATATGCAGGCAAAATGTGCCATTTTTCACTCTTAGCCCCATGGCAGTTGTGTGATCATGGGCAGAGCAGTTAAGGTTCAGTTTCccaatattttaatagaaattttaataCCTATCTTGGTCACATCATCGGGAATTTTGAAGAACAATTAAAAGAATGAACatgaaagaaactttaaaatttaaaataaatgcacaGAGGATTATTATGATGGTAATGATCAACATTGTCACCACTATCTTCATCATCTTTACCACACTGATATGCTGattcaaatatatagaaaatctcATCTGAGGTAGAGACGATGTCAGAGAATTTGCAGTTTTAGCAAAAGCTGGAGTATAATTTATCAGAGGCAAGGACAGCATGTGGGAAAAGGTGGTGAGGAAAATGCTCTTCTGGGGgtgaaggaagggaaaggggtgtgggagaaaaaggaaagaaaagaagttatCTTAATATATTCTGACAGTGTGACAAGGGATGGTTTCCCTAATGGGGACCATTTCTATGCAACCCGACGGAGTGAatagaaaaatgtagaaaaggTAGGAATACCAGAATCAAGCTAAATAAGCAAATCAGTTATGAAAACCATTATGAATTCAATGTTAATCAATAAAATGCAAGTTTAAACCAATTAAGACATAAGACATTTTAATGTATGCTCCAAAGGgtaaccaaaaaattaaaaatctagtatTACTAAGTGTAAGTGAAGATATAAGGGATGCTTACATGTGGCTGCTGCCAGCATGATAGCAGAAGTGTCCTGGAGTGGGACTTGGCAACATCTAGTCAGGTGGAAGCTGTCCATGCCAGAGATTGTCATATGCACAAGATGTGTGCAGGACTCTTCTGCAGCACTTTTGGTAGTAGCAAGGATGTATTTGGAACTCCAAATGTTTGTTAAGAAAGAATTGGataaaatgttacataaataATGTCACTTCCATAAAAGATTAAAATACCAAAAAGTACTATATCTTAACTATAGACCGATGTGTGTACAAGTGTAAATACACAATTGAGAAAGGGACATAAACATCTCGGAATACTGATTACCTCTGAAAGGAAGAGTGAGAATGAGACTGGGAAGTGGAgaagtcaaaaaataaagaaatggagctATATGTGTAATGttcttttaatgttttcagtCCAACAGAATAGCAGCAATAACAATGCCAAAATACTGAGATTTGTTCATTGCAAATAGTGGGcattcatttccttcttctgtgtatttctctccttaaaatgtttgtttcatgACTGCATAATCTTTAAAATTGACAAAGTAAAATACAGGCTCAGAGTTCATCTTAATTATAGTTGCACATTGCAGGCTTGCCTTTTCTAATGGACGCTTATCTTTTCTAGCACCAAGAAGAATGACACAATAGCATGCCTCAGCTGAATGAAACCTTTATCTCCATGGTTTTGCCAATTTCTGGTGACATTGACTGGGATTTTTAAAAGTGGCTATTGATTTAAAGACATTTGATTTAAAACTGAGCAGGCAATGACTTTATCCTGAATTTGTCCCGAATGTTTCTGCTGTCTCTCAGTCAGGGCACCAGTTTCTCTTCCTCCAGCTGCTCAGAGGGAAGGAGGTGGTGACCATGTTTAGgcctcttccccttctccctctcatGTCCATCCTCAAAGAAGCCCTGGACCCCAATTCCACACTCCCACTGGAAGGTGCATTGTACTTTCCTCTTTGCCACTGGAATATCCATCTGATACAAACAGTTTCTGGGACTGGAAATGCCTGGTACTTCAACAAAGCACTATTCATTTACAGTAAGGCAACTTTTATTCTCTAGTCTAGCAAGTTTGCCTACTCTgattctaataataataataataaaataataaaaagcctgGCTTCTCATTCctagaggaaggctttctatatTTCACACCTTTTCAGCTTGAAGGGAGATAATCAACTGATGTGTATTCAAACATTTCTTGCTTTCCTGTAGAAtgagaaaaaagcaagagttcacTGTGTTAACATAACCTAGCATCACCCGCCTTGCTTAAAGTTATATATGGATATTTGAAAGCAAAGTATAAGTTAGAAAGTTAGCAATGGAAATGACTCATGTAAGGATAATTATTTTGGATGTCTAAATTGGAGGTGTTCTCAGGCCTTACCAGCTCCTATAAGGACACttgcttttattcctttcttccttttattccaGAAGCGAATGGAAGGACTTCAGAGGAGCAGATACGGAACCATGGCTGAAGGTAAGAAACCCTCCAAATTCTCAAACTTTCTGGGCACCAGGGGAAAATCACTGTCTTCCCTCCTCCACTCCCTGACCTCAAATATTAAGACAGAAGAGAAACCCAATTATTTTAAACTGCAGAAGAAAAAGGTAGCTATCgtgttctttgggcttccctggtggttcagctggtaaagaatccacctgcaatgagggagagcttggttcgatccctgggttgggaagatcccctggagaaaggaatagctagcCACTCCatttttctggcctggagaattccatggactgtatagtcctttcccttctccaggaaggagaagggagcaaacATGGAGTAAAAGGAGTAAAATAACAGATTTTAGGAGCCTAGAATGAATTTAATTCATTTGTGCTTATAAGAACTCCAGAAATCCTTGCATTCTCACTCTCTTCATCCCTAGAAGACTTAGCTCTTGGTACAGAGTGACCTCGCCAACACCACTTTTGTTATAATTTCTTATAATTCTATCAGCCACAGCAATGATCTTTccaaaatatgtatttctaaCATTCTTATCATCTCTTCTTCAGCCACCCATCCAGGGTCATCTGTCAGACTCTGTCCCTGACATTAACCACAAGCCTTCCCAATATTCAAATCCCTACCCTAAGAGCAGAAACCCAGGGACATTCAGCTGGTCCTCAGTGGGAGGTCACTGAGACTCTAACATCTGAGACTTCCTTTACTCCCAGGGTTCAGATGACTGTGATGAGCAGTCTGTGTGCCTGGGAACTGGTGGGTGAAAAGCAGATGATAATATTTTCTCGTTTATGATTTATCCTCATCTCCTTGTAATTTCACCTGAGATTAGCATGAAACTGGCCTAAGTAACGtcatgggaaaagcaaaggatcacttttctttctgaaaacctGTATTTTTGTTGGTCCTGAAGAAGTCCTTGGAGCATCCTTCATAGTGTAGCCATTCTGGCTCTTGGGTATGGGTCCAAGCTTGGGCTCCCAATGTGGGCTTCCTACCAGTCAAGAGCCACCCAAAGTTGTATGCAGACATCTGTACGATTTTCATATCACTGTTTGGCAGAGAGAGGTCCATAGCTTTCATGAGATACCATGAAAAGTCAGTGACAGAAAAATCTTATGAATCACTAACTTTACCAACagagacctactgtatggcacagagaactctgctcaatattctaaataatctaaataggaaaagaatttgaaaaagaaaagatacacacatAGGAATGACTGACTCACTCTGCTGCACACCGGGAACTGAAACAACAGTGCTCACCatcttgttgttgctcagtcgctcagtcatgtcctcctctgaggccccatgggctgcagcacaccaggcttccctgtccttcaccatctcccagactttactcagactcacgtccactgagtccatgatgtcatccaaccatctcatcctttgttgtcctcttctcctcctgcctccagtctttcccagcatcagggtcttttctactgagtcagctcttctttgttttgggtggccaaagtattggagtttcagcttcagtatcagtccctccgtgaatattcagagttgatttcttttaggattggctggtttgatttccttgcagtccaaaggactctcaaaagtcttctccaacacagttggAGAgaatagttcaaaaacatcaattctttggtgctcaaacttctttatggtccaactctcacatctatacaggactactggaaaaaccatagttttgactaaacagatctttgttggcatagtgatgtctctgctttttaatacacagtctaggtttgttataacttttcttccaaggagcaaacatcttttaatttcatgtctgaagtcaccatctgcagtgcttttggagcccaagaaaataaactctctcactgtttccattgtttccccatcaatttgccatgaaatgttgggactgctgccatgatcttagttttctgaatattgagttttcagccagcttgtTATCTGCTCcaagagtaaataaaaatttaaaattaaaaaaaaaaaaaaagaatcactagTATGGTAAAACAAGAcaatttcctctctctctctctcttttttttcttttacagaacaTCAGGGCTTTGAACCCTCCTCCTCGTTGAGGATCATCCTGGTAGGAAAAACAGGCAGCGGGAGAAGTGCGACCGGGAACAGCATCCTCTGCCAGCCCGTCTTTGAGTCCAAGCTGGGGGCCCAGTCGGTGACCAGGAAGTGTCAGAGGGCAACAGGCAGGTGGAATGGGAGGAGCATCCTGGTGGTGGACACACCCCCCATCTTTGAGGCCGGGGCCCAGGATCAAGAGGTGTACCAGAACATTGGGTCCTGCTATCTGCTGTCTGTGCCAGGGCCCCATGTGCTGCTGCTGGTGACCCAGCTGGGGCGCTTCACTGAGCAGGATGCGGTGGCCGTGACCAGGGTGAAGGAGGTCTTTGGGGCAGGAGCCGAGAGATACATGGTTATCCTCTTCACCCACAAGGAGGACTTGGCGGGGGCATCCTTGGATGAGTACGTGGCAAACACAGATAACCtcaggctgaggagcctggtccGGGAGGTCGGGCGGAGGTACTGCGCCTTCAACAATCGGGCCTCTGGGGATGAGCAGAGAGAGCAGCTGGCCCAGCTGATGGCCGTGATCGAGGAGCTGGAGCGGGAGCACCAGGGCGCCTTCCTCACCAACGATCTCTTCTTTGATGCACAGATGCTCCAGCAGATGGGGGGTGGTGCCTGTGGGGAAGGTCAGAGGCACTACCTGGACAAGGTACGGCTGCAGGTAGCAAAGCAAAAGCAAGACTTGAAAGAGGCTGAGAGAAACTGTGTCTTCAAGGCACTCCTCCGACTCAAAGCCTGGATCGTTTCTCATACCAAAATATTTGTTCTTCTTGTCCTATGCCTTTTGATTTTTCTTGCCATTGTAATTATTTTGTGTAGTATCCATCAAGGCTGAGCACTTTCAGAATCACCTGCCATCAGCTTCCATTTTTTTCAGAGTCAgtatatcactgactcaatggacatgggtttgggtggactctgggagttggtgatggacagggaggcctggcatgctgcggttcatggggtcacatgcGGTTcatggggacacgactgagcgactgaactaaactgatacctATCTATGTTGATCAGGAACTTTATTTGCTTTTTACataatttcactttcaatttcactttcaatttcacttcctTGCATCAGACACGCCATCCCTTTTCTTCAGTTGCTTTTTaggtaaataaaatgcaaaggagaaaaaattccCCTTTCTGTTGTGTTAAAAATGGTGAAGGCCAATAATAAACTAAATGCACACCATCAAGAAATATCGAGGAGTTTGCATAAAGGAAAATGAGTGGACTGACACGCTGTGTGAGTGAGCATCTTACCGGGGACCTACTTTTTACAGTTGAAATTGCTTATTTTATATGAAACATACTCTGACTTCCTTGTAggttgtacaaaaaaaaaaaaaattatacactcCACAGGAGAGAATGACTAGGATGTTCTGGGACATCTCTGGGGTGTGAAGAGGCTg
It contains:
- the LOC138079769 gene encoding LOW QUALITY PROTEIN: GTPase IMAP family member 8-like (The sequence of the model RefSeq protein was modified relative to this genomic sequence to represent the inferred CDS: inserted 1 base in 1 codon; substituted 1 base at 1 genomic stop codon), with amino-acid sequence MLLSDPEAYRPPVPTGFQEFRSALQERRLRLLLAGRSGTGKSATGNSILQRKHFLSRLAATAVTRACATGSCRWASWDVEVLDTPDLFSPEVAQADPGFEERGRCYLLSAPGPHAVLLVTQLGRFTAQDLRAWQGVKALFGAGIAARAVVVFTRREDLAGGSLQQYVRDTDNRALRELVAECGGRCCGFDNRAADGEREAQVRELMRLVEELVRDHGGPPYTNDAYRLAQTLGGLSPEERLRRVAERLAARALRXRELWPLAGXPKAAPGTLCKLGLAALLGPLLLLCLLCRHLPEAVTKRMEGLQRSRYGTMAEGKKPSKFCFEPSSSLRIILVGKTGSGRSATGNSILCQPVFESKLGAQSVTRKCQRATGRWNGRSILVVDTPPIFEAGAQDQEVYQNIGSCYLLSVPGPHVLLLVTQLGRFTEQDAVAVTRVKEVFGAGAERYMVILFTHKEDLAGASLDEYVANTDNLRLRSLVREVGRRYCAFNNRASGDEQREQLAQLMAVIEELEREHQGAFLTNDLFFDAQMLQQMGGGACGEGQRHYLDKVRLQVAKQKQDLKEAERNCVFKALLRLKAWIVSHTKIFVLLVLCLLIFLAIVIILCSIHQG